One Mercenaria mercenaria strain notata chromosome 12, MADL_Memer_1, whole genome shotgun sequence DNA segment encodes these proteins:
- the LOC123535297 gene encoding cartilage matrix protein-like encodes MYFIGYLFALMCSLTVAQRRTLSDVEYYCGNKPADVMFVLDVSNSIWRPDFLKQLDFVKDVIGMFKIAENVTRVGVTTFSSHVYRQFYLNDYYDRDDMRNAVSRIRQNQGYSTNTGLAIWHMRKRMFRERRGARKNVAKIAIVLTDGQSQNIARTVYESFKSKAQKITMFAIGIGNRINEKELTGIASQPSSQYMFKVDGYSALDAIKSTLAVRTCRVTTPTTTTTTTTTTTTTTTTTTTTPTTTTSLYDTARRVCAGRRTDVVFAIDSSDNINDEDYIKQAEFFNKLSENFDISPESTRIGSFLYSDQIQEMFNLVEYESLAGVQKGMSKLGMTAGGNRVDLALSQMLTKSFRRSFTRPEASQVGIIITGSPSKYLEVSKHIAKKSTKAGVKYIAIGVGDTVDDEELRIIAGSDEQRIYRLDSFDELDKIVAEIALQTCQVAIPPPTVQDQQCGSKQEADIMFLMDSLNAGKRNTRTALGFIKSLINELDIENDNIHVGLMSAECEDDKIGFGLGAHSSKHEFEQTFNNMKGTDFTKIIHTMRRRSFRSTNGARKHAKKIAILIIDGSLEEPLKTLTEAQRAKIHGVEVYVVQVGDDEPQEELLMMCDESSNQHFFNVKSYKELEKLKDRLLQSLCDEL; translated from the exons GTAGCACAAAGGCGTACGTTAAGTG ATGTTGAGTATTACTGTGGTAACAAACCAGCCGATGTCATGTTTGTTCTGGACGTTTCTAACAGCATCTGGAGACCCGATTTCCTCAAACAACTGGACTTCGTTAAAGACGTCATTGGAATGTTCAAAATTGCTGAAAACGTCACGCGTGTTGGAGTGACAACTTTCAG ctCCCATGTGTACCGTCAGTTCTACCTGAATGACTACTACGATAGAGACGACATGAGGAATGCTGTCTCCCGCATACGTCAAAATCAAGGCTACTCAACAAATACAGGACTAGCTATCTGGCACATGCGCAAACGCATGTTCAGAGAAAGGCGTGGCGCGAGAAAAAATGTTGCAAAG ATTGCAATTGTTCTCACGGATGGTCAGTCCCAAAACATCGCCCGCACAGTATACGAATCATTTAAATCCAAGGCACAGAAAATTACGATGTTTGCTATTGGTATCGGTAACCGGATTAACGAAAAGGAACTGACAGGCATTGCAAGTCAACCATCTTCACAGTATATGTTTAAAGTGGACGGGTATTCGGCTTTAGACGCCATCAAAAGCACATTGGCAGTTCGTACTTGCAGAG TGACGACACCTaccactacaacaacaacaacgacgactaccactaccactacaacaacaacaacgaccaCACCAACCACTACTACCTCACTGTATGACACAGCAAGAAGAG TATGTGCCGGTAGAAGAACGGACGTTGTATTCGCAATTGACTCCTCTGATAACATCAACGACGAAGACTATATCAAACAGGCTGAATTCTTCAACAAACTATCAGAAAACTTTGATATCTCCCCGGAATCGACGAGAATTGGTTCTTTCTTGTATAGTGACCAGATTCAGGAAATGTTTAACCTTGTTGAATACGAAAGTCTTGCTGGTGTACAGAAAGGCATGAGTAAACTTGGAATGACTGCAGGTGGAAACCGCGTTGACCTGGCACTTAGCCAAATGCTGACGAAAAGTTTTAG GAGGTCATTTACTCGACCCGAGGCTTCGCAAGTTGGTATCATAATCACCGGAAGTCCATCGAAGTACTTGGAAGTCTCTAAGCATATTGCAAAGAAATCGACCAAAGCTGGGGTCAAGTACATTGCCATCGGAGTTGGGGACACGGTTGATGATGAAGAATTACGTATTATCGCAGGTTCCGACGAACAGCGTATTTACAGATTAGACAGCTTTGATGAACTAGATAAAATTGTTGCAGAAATTGCTTTGCAGACATGTCAAg TTGCTATTCCACCGCCAACTGTTCAGGACCAAc aATGTGGCAGTAAACAAGAAGCCGACATAATGTTCTTGATGGACAGTTTGAATGCTGGTAAACGCAATACAAGGACGGCTTTGGGATTCATCAAGTCACTGATTAATGAATTAGACATTGAAAACGACAACATCCACGTTGGTCTGATGTCAGCTGAATGTGAGGACGACAAAATCGGTTTCGGTTTAGGAGCACACTCCAGCAAGCATGAGTTTGAGCAAACTTTTAACAACATGAAAGGCACAGACTTTACTAAAATCATTCATACGATGAGAAGAAGATCTTTCAGAAGTACTAACGGTGCAAGAAAACATGCGAAGAAAATTGCAATACTGATTATAGATGGAAGCTTGGAAGAGCCGCTTAAGACTCTGACGGAAGCTCAAAGAGCGAAGATACATGGTGTTGAAGTTTATGTTGTCCAG GTTGGCGATGATGAACCACAGGAGGAATTATTGATGATGTGCGATGAGTCTTCAAACCAACATTTCTTCAATGTAAAATCATACAAAGAACTTGAAAAACTGAAAGACAGATTATTACAGTCATTATGTGATG AACTTTAA